The proteins below come from a single Aphanothece sacrum FPU1 genomic window:
- a CDS encoding Spy/CpxP family protein refolding chaperone: protein MKSYHPLFWAFLTIPLTINSVFAESILKSSCDSGLCDTHLLSQGTRGGGPDKLMEQLNLSQTQVQQLQAIRQKYSGQMEPLQQQIRVKADELSQLMDGTASNDVIRSKHQEMLNLRQKMGNLRFESMLEMREILTRQQRREFGQLMQQRRQQMRGNQGEGGDFSP, encoded by the coding sequence ATGAAGTCTTATCATCCTTTATTCTGGGCTTTTTTGACTATTCCTTTGACAATTAACTCTGTTTTCGCTGAGTCTATCCTTAAATCTTCCTGTGACTCTGGTTTGTGTGACACTCATCTCTTGTCCCAAGGTACCAGAGGTGGTGGCCCAGATAAATTGATGGAACAACTAAATCTTAGTCAGACGCAAGTTCAACAGCTTCAGGCCATTCGCCAAAAATATAGCGGACAAATGGAACCTTTACAACAACAAATACGAGTAAAAGCAGACGAATTAAGCCAATTAATGGATGGAACAGCATCAAATGATGTAATACGCTCTAAACATCAAGAAATGCTTAATTTAAGACAAAAAATGGGTAATTTACGCTTTGAAAGTATGTTAGAAATGCGAGAGATATTAACCCGTCAACAACGTCGAGAATTTGGTCAATTAATGCAGCAACGTCGTCAACAAATGAGAGGAAATCAAGGAGAGGGAGGCGATTTTTCTCCCTAA
- a CDS encoding alpha/beta hydrolase: MSLEAISLKPTNSNTPDHLLIMLHGWGANAEDLAPLASMLSLPKYQFIFPNAPFPHPQVPGGLAWYELETEEHKGLSESRELLTNWLLSLEEITKIPLSRTILSGFSQGGAMSLDVGLNLPLAGICSLSGYLHFQPQNLASSLPPILIIHGKQDFVVPIEMARQAKEKLISINAQVEYHEFNMGHEIPANILPIVEQFIKTKN, encoded by the coding sequence ATGTCTCTAGAAGCCATTTCCCTTAAACCAACTAACAGTAACACTCCTGATCATCTTTTAATTATGCTTCATGGTTGGGGAGCAAATGCTGAAGATTTAGCCCCGTTAGCCTCAATGTTATCCCTTCCTAAATATCAATTTATTTTTCCTAATGCGCCTTTTCCTCATCCTCAAGTTCCTGGAGGACTAGCTTGGTATGAGTTAGAAACAGAAGAACATAAAGGCTTATCCGAAAGTAGAGAACTACTAACAAATTGGTTATTATCTTTAGAAGAAATCACCAAAATTCCTTTATCTAGAACAATTTTAAGTGGCTTTTCTCAAGGGGGTGCAATGTCTCTTGATGTAGGATTAAATTTACCCTTAGCGGGAATTTGTAGTCTTAGTGGTTATTTACATTTTCAACCACAAAATTTAGCATCATCTCTGCCTCCAATTTTAATAATTCATGGTAAACAAGATTTTGTCGTTCCCATAGAAATGGCCCGTCAAGCAAAAGAAAAATTAATATCTATTAATGCTCAAGTAGAGTATCACGAATTTAATATGGGTCATGAAATTCCCGCTAATATTCTTCCTATTGTCGAACAATTTATTAAAACAAAAAATTAG
- a CDS encoding ParA family protein: protein MIISITALKGGVGKTTTAIHLAAYLQQKAPTLLIDADRNRSALIWSKDEKLPFYVASQAGATSLIRQYPHIIVDTRARPEPEEFKDLADGSDLLIIPTTPNHLDIDATFKAVEQLQSFNANFKILLTKVDARTKNGREARERLKGAKLPLFKTEIPLLVAFERASQKGVVIKDYSDPRSKFAWSTYEAVGKEIIP, encoded by the coding sequence ATGATTATCTCAATTACAGCCTTAAAAGGAGGAGTGGGAAAAACAACCACTGCGATACATTTAGCAGCATATTTACAACAAAAAGCCCCTACTTTATTAATTGATGCTGATAGAAACCGTTCTGCTTTAATTTGGTCAAAAGACGAAAAACTTCCCTTTTATGTTGCCTCTCAAGCAGGGGCCACCAGTTTAATTCGTCAATATCCTCATATTATCGTGGATACCAGAGCCAGACCAGAACCAGAAGAATTTAAAGATCTTGCCGATGGTAGTGACTTATTAATCATTCCTACTACCCCTAACCATCTCGATATTGACGCTACCTTTAAAGCAGTAGAACAATTACAATCTTTCAATGCTAATTTTAAAATTTTGTTAACTAAAGTTGATGCTCGTACCAAAAATGGACGAGAAGCTAGAGAAAGATTAAAAGGAGCAAAATTACCTCTTTTTAAAACAGAAATTCCCCTCTTAGTAGCCTTTGAAAGAGCCTCTCAAAAAGGTGTAGTTATTAAAGATTATTCTGATCCTCGTTCTAAATTTGCCTGGTCAACTTATGAAGCGGTTGGTAAAGAAATTATTCCTTAA
- a CDS encoding EAL domain-containing protein, with protein MNTLTPFRHILVIEDQKARRIIALEEPTYSIGRESINDIVIYDRVVSRRHATLVRIKPTPRLDHYSYRIIDGDLEGNRSTNGLTINGNSYESHNLKHGDVIFFSPEAKASYYILSTSIEIALFNPLDLNQFDNIEQAEPIITQVQEENNKCTLIVGEDLQERDRDDLVRLASFPELSPNPIIEINFTGNLTYLNPAASIKFETITHDKLKHPVLAGLLSESPNIQGNLLLREIKVGQATFEQYIHYLCDNQLIRSYLFDVTERKKAEKTLEYRAFHDTLTDLPNRTWFDERLAFALARAKRENYLIGVMFLDLDSFKNINDTLGHSVGDQLLKSFAKRLNSCVRSEDLVARWGGDEFTLLLPRINSPEDTVNLAQRILDELKQPFEISGHQLYIKTSIGIAIYPQDGEDSETLVKNADAALYRAKERGRNHYRFYSSTMTSKASMILKLENLLYQAIEENEFCLNYQPQIKLTNNKVTGMEALLRWYHPELGNVSPVKLIPLAEKTDLIVPISLWVLRTACQQNKVWQKAGLSKMPVAVNLSARQFQQPNLVEMVGQVLEETGLEPQFLDLEITETALMQNHDLAQQTLGKLRHLGVQVSLDDFGTGYSSLSYLHKFPVNTLKIDQSFIQSLQDTPQNTAIISAVIALGKTFNLRVIAEGVETLQQLKLLQGLNCEEVQGYWFSRPLKPEDATDFLGQT; from the coding sequence ATGAATACTCTAACCCCGTTTCGGCATATCCTGGTCATTGAGGATCAAAAAGCGCGACGAATTATTGCTCTTGAAGAACCAACCTATAGTATTGGTCGGGAGTCAATCAATGATATCGTCATTTATGATCGGGTGGTTTCTCGCCGTCACGCCACATTAGTTCGCATTAAACCTACTCCTCGACTCGATCACTATTCCTATCGTATTATTGATGGAGATTTAGAAGGAAATCGTAGCACCAACGGGTTAACAATTAACGGCAATTCTTATGAGTCCCATAATCTTAAACATGGGGATGTAATTTTCTTTAGCCCTGAAGCAAAAGCAAGTTATTATATTCTTTCTACATCCATAGAAATTGCTCTATTTAATCCTCTTGATCTCAATCAATTTGACAATATTGAACAAGCAGAACCAATTATTACTCAAGTTCAGGAAGAAAATAATAAATGTACCTTAATTGTAGGCGAAGATTTGCAGGAACGAGATCGAGATGATTTAGTTAGATTAGCCTCTTTTCCTGAATTAAGTCCTAATCCCATTATTGAAATTAATTTTACAGGTAATTTAACTTATCTTAATCCTGCTGCCAGTATCAAATTTGAAACCATTACTCATGATAAACTGAAACATCCAGTATTAGCCGGATTATTATCAGAATCCCCAAATATTCAAGGAAATTTACTATTACGAGAAATAAAAGTCGGTCAAGCAACTTTTGAGCAGTATATTCATTATTTATGCGATAATCAACTGATTAGAAGTTATTTATTTGATGTTACTGAACGTAAGAAAGCCGAAAAAACCCTAGAATATCGAGCTTTTCATGATACCTTAACGGATTTACCTAATCGTACTTGGTTTGATGAAAGATTAGCTTTCGCTTTAGCTAGAGCAAAAAGAGAAAACTATTTAATAGGGGTAATGTTTCTTGATTTAGACTCTTTTAAAAATATTAATGATACTTTAGGTCATAGTGTTGGGGATCAACTGCTTAAAAGTTTTGCGAAACGATTAAATTCTTGTGTCCGTTCTGAAGATTTAGTTGCTCGTTGGGGTGGGGATGAATTTACTTTATTATTACCTCGTATTAATAGTCCAGAAGATACGGTTAATTTAGCTCAGCGTATTTTAGATGAATTAAAACAGCCGTTTGAAATTTCTGGACATCAATTATATATTAAAACTAGCATTGGTATTGCTATTTATCCCCAAGATGGAGAAGACTCAGAAACCTTAGTTAAAAATGCTGATGCGGCTCTTTATCGAGCAAAAGAAAGAGGTCGTAACCACTATCGTTTCTATAGTTCTACAATGACATCAAAAGCATCAATGATTCTTAAATTAGAAAACTTACTCTATCAAGCAATTGAAGAAAATGAGTTTTGTCTAAATTATCAACCTCAGATAAAATTGACAAACAATAAAGTCACAGGAATGGAAGCTTTATTACGTTGGTATCATCCTGAATTGGGTAATGTCTCACCAGTCAAATTAATTCCTTTAGCAGAAAAAACTGATTTAATTGTTCCTATTAGTTTATGGGTTTTACGGACAGCTTGTCAACAAAATAAAGTCTGGCAAAAAGCAGGACTATCTAAAATGCCAGTTGCAGTTAATTTATCTGCACGACAATTTCAACAACCAAATTTAGTAGAAATGGTAGGTCAAGTATTAGAAGAAACTGGGTTGGAACCTCAATTTTTAGACCTAGAAATTACTGAGACTGCTTTGATGCAAAATCATGATCTCGCTCAGCAAACATTAGGCAAATTACGACATTTAGGGGTTCAGGTTTCTTTAGATGATTTTGGAACAGGATATTCTTCTTTGAGTTATTTACATAAATTCCCAGTCAATACATTAAAAATTGATCAATCTTTTATTCAATCTTTGCAAGATACTCCTCAAAATACGGCGATTATTTCTGCTGTCATTGCTTTGGGAAAAACTTTTAACTTAAGAGTGATTGCAGAAGGAGTAGAAACTTTACAACAGTTAAAATTATTACAAGGTTTAAACTGTGAAGAAGTCCAAGGTTATTGGTTTAGTCGTCCCTTAAAACCAGAGGATGCTACTGATTTTTTAGGACAAACTTAA
- the dprA gene encoding DNA-processing protein DprA has translation MDNTEAAYWFAWSKIPGIGPVLLKRVWQQLGSLSDAWKASPETLGSVDGLGKKIIQEVMQQRSQLDPIQLFKEHTQKNPNFWTPDHQNYPRLLLEMPSPPPVLYYRGQVNFPENQGITPLVGIVGTRHPTEHGLRWTGKISTALAQHGFTVVSGMAAGIDGIAHQKCLQAGGRTLAVMGTGVDLVYPSEHRQLYQQIQENGLILSEYPAGTPGDRRHFPARNRIIARLCRAILVMEAPEKSGALITARYANEFGRDVYTLPNSPDIVQARGCLKLIHHGAEVIVNLDELLEMLGTIPNIDQPKQLSLFESATPQTLPNLEPNLLKIFHCVNSEPISFDLIVKNTGLSTGEVSGGLLQLELEGLVTQLPGMRYQKQS, from the coding sequence ATGGATAATACTGAGGCTGCTTATTGGTTCGCATGGTCGAAAATTCCAGGAATTGGCCCCGTTTTGCTCAAAAGGGTTTGGCAACAATTGGGTAGCTTATCAGATGCTTGGAAAGCTTCTCCAGAAACCTTGGGTTCTGTTGATGGGTTGGGCAAAAAAATAATTCAAGAGGTAATGCAACAGCGATCGCAACTTGACCCCATACAATTATTTAAAGAACATACTCAAAAAAACCCTAATTTTTGGACTCCTGATCATCAAAATTATCCTCGTTTATTATTAGAAATGCCTAGTCCTCCTCCGGTTTTATACTATCGAGGACAGGTGAATTTTCCAGAAAATCAAGGAATTACTCCATTAGTTGGTATTGTTGGTACTCGACACCCCACGGAACATGGTCTTCGTTGGACGGGTAAAATTAGTACAGCTTTAGCGCAACATGGTTTTACGGTGGTATCTGGGATGGCCGCGGGAATTGATGGAATCGCTCATCAGAAGTGTTTACAAGCTGGAGGTAGAACCCTTGCGGTGATGGGAACGGGGGTTGATCTGGTTTATCCGAGTGAACATCGCCAATTGTATCAACAAATTCAAGAAAATGGCTTAATTTTGAGTGAATATCCGGCGGGGACTCCTGGCGATCGCCGTCATTTTCCGGCCAGAAATCGTATTATTGCGAGGTTATGTCGTGCTATTTTAGTGATGGAAGCTCCCGAAAAATCCGGAGCATTAATTACGGCTCGTTATGCCAATGAATTTGGACGAGATGTGTATACTTTGCCAAATTCTCCTGATATTGTACAAGCGCGAGGTTGTTTAAAATTAATTCATCATGGGGCCGAAGTAATTGTTAATTTAGATGAATTATTAGAGATGTTGGGAACTATTCCTAATATTGATCAGCCTAAACAATTATCTTTGTTTGAGTCAGCAACTCCTCAAACTTTACCTAATTTAGAGCCTAATTTATTAAAGATTTTTCACTGTGTTAATTCTGAGCCTATTTCTTTTGATTTGATTGTTAAAAATACTGGCTTAAGTACAGGGGAAGTATCAGGAGGCTTATTACAATTGGAATTAGAGGGGTTAGTGACTCAATTACCAGGAATGCGTTATCAAAAACAGTCTTGA
- a CDS encoding Uma2 family endonuclease, with protein MLTIKPRFTTFEEYLAYNDNSDRFYELFNGELIEVPPESGFNVEIATFLLLKFASLLGYRRVRGQGLELEVRGEPKNRYPDLTIIREEHIQQLSNRNTIRLSMSPPILVIEVVSPGEIQRDRDYIAKRIQYEDCGIPEYWIVNPQTKTILVLELTGNSYIEVGNFGNNYLVQSPIFKELKLKVSEVFNPN; from the coding sequence ATGTTAACAATTAAACCTAGATTTACAACTTTTGAAGAATACTTAGCATACAATGATAATTCAGATAGATTCTATGAATTATTTAATGGAGAATTGATTGAAGTGCCGCCAGAGTCAGGTTTTAATGTTGAAATTGCTACTTTTTTATTACTTAAATTTGCTTCACTTTTAGGGTATCGTAGAGTACGAGGACAAGGATTAGAATTAGAAGTGAGAGGGGAACCAAAAAACCGTTATCCCGACCTCACTATTATCCGAGAAGAACATATTCAACAATTATCAAACCGCAATACTATTCGTCTTTCAATGTCACCTCCTATTTTAGTCATTGAGGTAGTTAGTCCTGGAGAAATACAAAGAGATAGGGACTACATCGCCAAAAGAATACAATATGAAGATTGTGGTATTCCTGAATACTGGATTGTTAATCCTCAAACCAAAACTATCTTAGTCTTAGAACTTACAGGAAATAGTTATATAGAAGTCGGAAATTTTGGCAATAATTATTTAGTACAATCTCCTATATTTAAAGAACTAAAGTTAAAAGTTTCCGAAGTATTTAACCCAAATTAA
- a CDS encoding acyl-CoA desaturase: protein MTVATSQKLPLDWTVIIYMATIHLVAMLAFFPGNFSWGAIGITLFIYWITGGLGITLGLHRLVTHRSFQAPKWLEYLLVFCGTLACQGGPIQWVGLHRIHHKFSDTETDPHDSNLGFWWSHLGWMLHKIPADKEVPRYTQDIKDDPFYQFCQKYMILIQLVLGLGLYAIGGWSWVIWGIFVRLVMVFHFTWFVNSATHKFGYQTHESNDHSRNCWWVALLTFGEGWHNNHHAYQYSARHGLDWWEIDITWMTIRFLQILGLATNVKLAPIVEK, encoded by the coding sequence ATGACTGTTGCTACATCTCAAAAACTTCCTCTTGACTGGACTGTTATTATCTACATGGCTACCATTCATCTGGTTGCAATGTTGGCTTTTTTTCCAGGTAATTTTAGTTGGGGAGCCATTGGTATTACATTATTTATTTATTGGATAACAGGCGGCCTTGGTATTACATTAGGACTTCATCGTTTAGTAACACATCGCAGTTTTCAAGCTCCTAAATGGTTAGAATATCTTCTTGTTTTTTGCGGAACTTTAGCCTGTCAAGGTGGCCCAATTCAATGGGTTGGTTTACACCGTATTCATCATAAATTTTCGGATACTGAAACAGATCCCCATGATTCTAATCTAGGGTTTTGGTGGAGTCATTTGGGATGGATGTTACATAAAATTCCTGCCGATAAGGAAGTTCCTCGTTATACTCAAGATATTAAAGATGATCCTTTTTATCAATTTTGTCAAAAATACATGATTTTGATTCAACTGGTTTTAGGATTAGGTTTATATGCTATTGGTGGTTGGTCATGGGTAATTTGGGGCATTTTTGTCCGCTTAGTGATGGTGTTTCACTTCACTTGGTTTGTCAATAGTGCTACTCACAAATTCGGTTATCAAACTCACGAATCTAACGATCATTCTCGTAATTGTTGGTGGGTTGCTCTCCTAACTTTTGGTGAAGGTTGGCACAATAATCATCATGCTTATCAATATTCTGCTCGTCATGGTTTAGATTGGTGGGAAATTGATATTACTTGGATGACTATTCGTTTTTTACAAATACTTGGGTTAGCAACTAATGTTAAATTAGCTCCAATTGTTGAAAAATAA
- a CDS encoding methionine gamma-lyase family protein — protein MDSLMLVKAAEDRLSPIFSEIDTKVKQNLKKVLEAFRHHRVGVHHFASVSGYGHDDLGRETLDLVFAEAMGAETAVVRVQFVSGTHAIACALFGVLRPGDEMLAVAGSPYDTLEEVIGLRGNCQGSLIDFNINYRELALTPQGTIDWDNLKTAIKDHTRLVLIQRSCGYSWRASLSISEIEKIIKIVKQQNPNTICFVDNCYGEFIEMQEPTAVGADLMAGSLIKNPGGTIVTAGGYIAGRKELVEAAACRLTAPGIGSEGGATFEQNRLLFQGLFLAPQMVGEAVKGSHLIAYVFDQLGYPVNPLPLVPRRDVIQGIKLGTPEKLIAFCRAIQTYSPVGSYLDPVPAPMPGYESELVMAGGTFIDGSTSEFSADGPLREPYIIFCQGGTHWTHISLALEAAIESILLMDK, from the coding sequence ATGGACAGTTTAATGCTTGTAAAAGCAGCAGAAGATAGACTATCTCCGATTTTTTCGGAAATTGACACAAAGGTCAAGCAAAATCTCAAAAAAGTCTTAGAGGCTTTTCGCCATCATCGGGTAGGGGTGCATCACTTTGCTAGTGTGAGCGGTTATGGCCATGACGACTTAGGGAGAGAAACCCTAGATTTAGTCTTTGCTGAGGCGATGGGGGCCGAAACCGCCGTCGTGCGAGTCCAGTTTGTTTCAGGAACTCATGCAATTGCCTGCGCTTTGTTTGGGGTACTTCGTCCAGGGGACGAAATGTTAGCTGTTGCTGGTTCCCCTTATGATACTCTCGAAGAAGTAATCGGTTTGCGTGGCAATTGTCAAGGTTCCTTAATTGATTTTAACATTAATTATCGAGAATTGGCCTTAACACCTCAAGGAACGATTGATTGGGATAATCTTAAAACTGCTATTAAAGATCATACTCGTTTAGTGTTAATTCAGCGTTCTTGTGGTTATTCTTGGCGAGCAAGTTTATCTATTTCAGAGATTGAAAAAATTATTAAAATTGTCAAACAACAAAATCCTAACACAATTTGTTTTGTGGATAATTGTTATGGAGAATTTATTGAAATGCAAGAACCCACTGCAGTAGGAGCAGATTTAATGGCAGGTTCTCTGATTAAGAATCCGGGAGGAACTATTGTTACGGCGGGAGGCTATATTGCAGGGAGAAAAGAGTTAGTAGAAGCGGCTGCTTGTCGTTTAACTGCCCCAGGAATTGGCTCAGAAGGAGGGGCTACCTTTGAGCAAAATCGATTACTATTTCAAGGTTTATTTTTAGCTCCTCAAATGGTAGGAGAAGCGGTTAAGGGAAGTCATTTAATTGCCTATGTTTTTGATCAATTGGGTTATCCGGTGAATCCTTTACCTTTAGTTCCCCGTCGAGATGTAATTCAGGGAATTAAGTTAGGAACTCCTGAAAAATTAATTGCTTTTTGTAGAGCGATTCAAACCTATTCTCCTGTGGGTTCTTATTTAGACCCTGTTCCTGCTCCTATGCCTGGCTATGAGAGTGAATTAGTGATGGCTGGTGGAACATTTATTGATGGGAGTACCTCGGAATTTTCGGCGGATGGCCCCTTAAGAGAACCTTATATTATTTTTTGTCAGGGGGGAACACATTGGACTCATATTTCTTTAGCATTAGAGGCAGCTATTGAGTCTATTTTATTAATGGATAAGTGA
- a CDS encoding CPXCG motif-containing cysteine-rich protein, with amino-acid sequence METTADYYCAYCGEVNTTFVDISAGSYQSYIEDCQICCRPNLLYISIDPDSLDISIESDYDQ; translated from the coding sequence ATGGAAACAACCGCCGATTATTACTGTGCTTATTGTGGAGAAGTCAATACTACTTTTGTGGATATTAGTGCCGGAAGCTATCAATCTTATATCGAAGATTGTCAAATTTGTTGTCGTCCTAATTTACTTTATATTAGCATTGACCCTGATTCTCTAGATATTAGTATTGAAAGTGATTACGATCAATAA
- a CDS encoding EVE domain-containing protein → MKYWLMKSEPTVYSITDLQEDGQTIWDGVRNYQARNFLRQMDIGDRVFFYHSNTTPPGIVGLMTIIENQVADPTQFNQDSPYYDPKSTVNSPRWQTVKVEFMEAFPAILTLDTLKKTFNPEDLLVVKRGNRLSIIPVNLTIADQILQLVNYN, encoded by the coding sequence ATGAAATATTGGTTAATGAAGTCTGAGCCTACTGTTTATAGTATTACAGATTTACAAGAAGATGGTCAAACAATTTGGGATGGTGTTCGTAATTATCAAGCTCGTAATTTTTTGCGCCAGATGGACATAGGTGATCGAGTTTTCTTTTATCATTCTAATACAACTCCTCCTGGTATTGTAGGCTTAATGACTATAATAGAAAATCAGGTTGCTGATCCTACTCAATTTAATCAAGATAGTCCCTATTATGATCCTAAATCAACGGTTAATTCTCCTCGTTGGCAAACGGTTAAAGTTGAATTTATGGAAGCATTCCCCGCTATTTTAACATTAGATACTCTCAAAAAAACTTTTAATCCAGAAGATTTATTAGTGGTTAAACGAGGTAATCGATTATCTATCATTCCTGTTAATTTAACTATTGCTGATCAAATTCTTCAATTAGTTAATTATAACTAA
- the cobM gene encoding precorrin-4 C(11)-methyltransferase — MIQLNNSKHNSLKPGVYFIGAGPGDPDLLTVKASQIIAQADVIFYADSLVPKQILNQTRSDAQLIPTGNKTLEEIMTLTIEKVQQNCSVVRLQSGDLSLYSAIQEQISILLDKDISVELIPGISAFQAAAAKLGTELTIPDLVQTIILTRISGEASSVPDAEELSSLAAHQASLCLYLAARHVDKAQEKLLKYYPPDTPVAICFCIGWPEEKIWVVPLEQMSKITQEEKLIRTTLYIISPALKANQQYRSRLYHPQHSHLFRPK; from the coding sequence ATGATTCAACTCAACAACTCTAAACATAATTCTTTAAAACCAGGGGTTTATTTTATTGGTGCTGGCCCAGGAGATCCCGACTTATTAACGGTAAAAGCAAGTCAAATTATAGCTCAAGCGGATGTAATTTTTTATGCTGATTCTCTTGTTCCCAAACAAATATTAAATCAAACTCGTTCTGATGCTCAATTAATCCCCACAGGCAACAAAACCTTAGAAGAAATTATGACATTAACCATAGAAAAAGTCCAACAAAATTGTTCTGTTGTGCGTCTTCAATCAGGGGATTTATCTCTTTATAGTGCCATTCAAGAACAAATTTCAATTCTTTTAGACAAAGACATTTCAGTAGAACTTATTCCAGGGATTAGCGCATTTCAAGCAGCCGCCGCGAAATTAGGCACAGAATTAACCATTCCTGATTTAGTACAGACTATTATTTTAACTCGTATTAGTGGAGAAGCTTCCTCCGTTCCCGATGCCGAAGAATTAAGCAGTTTAGCGGCCCATCAAGCCAGTTTATGCCTTTATTTAGCTGCTCGTCATGTAGATAAAGCTCAAGAAAAATTACTTAAATACTATCCCCCTGATACCCCTGTGGCCATTTGTTTTTGTATTGGTTGGCCTGAAGAAAAAATTTGGGTTGTTCCCTTAGAACAGATGAGCAAAATCACCCAAGAAGAAAAATTAATCCGAACCACCCTATATATTATTAGTCCTGCCCTAAAAGCTAATCAACAGTACCGATCGCGCTTATATCATCCCCAACATTCCCACCTATTTCGACCTAAATAA
- a CDS encoding tetratricopeptide repeat protein, translated as MQGLLNSIWQSIKQFFSQLFGSSKSSKSGLYKNDVAAANRPLSDTDYEFLFSQLLDGVAHGWHEGRILKYFEDLGERGKSRLWLAWLERFEQKVLASAAPNLQLAARMMRLGELAQSFPATEPIGLASYEIGRQLYTKEAGGTVWEYEGPDTDVAITEIVTPGNRKSTPPPDPKIVLNPGNQVPAEGTETLTLEELMARLGQDSQLAEQLAAQLGIQSTNPQEIVDTLIAQFQVDQNQLENQALPTTVEGWFNLGIQQANLGDLEAAIASWDRALEINPSLSQAWHNRGSALGNLGRLEEAIASFERAIALNTNDFQSWNAQGNAFSTLERWEEAITCWDHCLELELTYYQAYYNRGTALENLDRIEEAIASYRQALEIKPGFELAIARLDQLL; from the coding sequence ATGCAGGGTTTACTCAACAGTATTTGGCAGTCGATCAAACAATTCTTTAGTCAGCTTTTTGGTTCTTCAAAATCATCAAAGTCTGGCCTCTATAAAAACGACGTAGCAGCAGCAAACCGTCCGTTAAGCGACACAGATTATGAATTTTTATTTAGCCAGTTACTCGATGGAGTGGCTCACGGATGGCATGAAGGGCGTATTCTCAAGTATTTTGAAGACTTAGGAGAACGGGGAAAATCTAGACTGTGGTTAGCTTGGTTAGAACGATTTGAGCAAAAAGTATTAGCCTCTGCGGCCCCTAATTTACAATTAGCCGCCCGCATGATGCGTTTAGGAGAATTAGCTCAATCATTTCCAGCAACTGAACCTATTGGCCTTGCTTCTTACGAGATTGGTAGACAACTGTATACCAAAGAAGCTGGGGGGACAGTGTGGGAATATGAAGGGCCTGATACGGATGTAGCTATCACTGAAATCGTCACCCCAGGAAATCGTAAAAGTACCCCACCCCCTGACCCTAAAATCGTCTTAAATCCAGGAAATCAAGTTCCTGCTGAGGGAACAGAAACCCTAACCCTAGAGGAATTAATGGCTCGTTTAGGGCAAGATTCTCAACTCGCTGAACAATTAGCGGCTCAATTGGGGATTCAATCAACTAATCCTCAAGAGATTGTAGATACTTTGATTGCTCAATTTCAAGTCGATCAAAACCAATTAGAAAATCAAGCTCTCCCTACTACTGTTGAGGGATGGTTTAATTTGGGCATACAACAAGCCAATTTAGGGGATTTAGAAGCCGCGATCGCTAGTTGGGATCGTGCTTTAGAGATCAATCCTTCTTTATCTCAAGCATGGCATAATCGAGGCAGTGCTTTAGGGAATTTAGGCCGCTTAGAGGAAGCGATCGCTAGTTTTGAGCGGGCGATCGCGCTAAATACCAATGACTTCCAATCCTGGAACGCTCAAGGTAACGCCTTTTCTACCTTAGAACGGTGGGAAGAAGCGATCACTTGTTGGGATCATTGTCTAGAATTAGAACTAACCTACTATCAAGCTTATTATAATCGCGGCACTGCTTTAGAAAACTTAGACCGGATAGAAGAAGCGATCGCTAGTTATCGTCAAGCTTTAGAGATTAAACCGGGTTTTGAATTAGCGATCGCTCGACTTGATCAGTTATTGTAA